One Amycolatopsis thermophila DNA segment encodes these proteins:
- a CDS encoding aminotransferase family protein, whose protein sequence is MDTALWHPFSDMAVVRDDEFVLERGDDVWVYDAAGNRYLDATASLWYANVGHGRAEIADAAAEQMRKLAGYSIFGDFANEPARALAARLAGLAPMPDAKVFLTTGGGEAIDSAVKIARRYHAAQGQPERVHVISRTNSYHGTNGIGTGVAGIEANRTGFGEILPSSSRVAYDSVEALREEIRRVGPERVAAFLFEPVIGAGGVLAPPEGYVQGVADVCREFGVLVIADAVICGFGRLGSWFGVERWGIEPDLITFAKGVTSGYLPLGGVIAHGRVAEPFWDRPGTTLRHGATYSGHPACCAAALANIDILERDNLVERGRLLESELATALEPLTTHPLVREVRAGTGLLAAVELEPDLFDRLPSAVPDLSLLIRQQGVLPRTLAKALAVSPPLTIQSAEIQEIARAFAAGLDELALKAGA, encoded by the coding sequence ATGGATACAGCACTGTGGCATCCGTTCTCGGACATGGCCGTCGTGCGGGACGACGAGTTCGTCCTCGAACGCGGTGATGACGTGTGGGTGTATGACGCTGCCGGCAACCGCTACCTGGATGCCACGGCCAGCCTCTGGTACGCCAACGTCGGCCATGGCCGGGCGGAGATCGCCGACGCGGCTGCCGAGCAGATGCGGAAGCTCGCCGGTTACTCCATCTTCGGCGACTTCGCGAACGAACCGGCCCGCGCGCTCGCGGCACGGCTCGCCGGGCTCGCGCCGATGCCCGACGCCAAGGTCTTCCTCACTACCGGTGGCGGCGAGGCGATCGACAGCGCCGTCAAGATCGCGCGCCGGTACCACGCCGCGCAGGGGCAGCCGGAGCGCGTGCACGTCATCAGCCGTACGAACTCCTACCACGGCACCAACGGCATCGGCACCGGCGTCGCCGGCATCGAGGCCAACCGGACGGGCTTCGGCGAGATTCTGCCTTCGTCGTCGCGCGTCGCCTACGACTCGGTCGAGGCACTGCGGGAGGAGATCCGGCGCGTCGGCCCGGAGCGGGTGGCGGCGTTCCTGTTCGAGCCGGTCATCGGTGCGGGCGGCGTGCTCGCTCCGCCGGAGGGCTACGTGCAGGGTGTTGCGGACGTGTGCCGGGAGTTCGGCGTCCTGGTGATCGCCGACGCGGTGATCTGCGGGTTCGGTCGTCTCGGGAGCTGGTTCGGGGTCGAGCGATGGGGCATCGAACCGGACCTGATCACCTTCGCCAAGGGCGTCACCAGTGGATACCTGCCGCTGGGTGGCGTGATCGCGCACGGTCGCGTCGCGGAGCCGTTCTGGGACCGGCCTGGCACGACGCTGCGGCACGGCGCCACCTACTCCGGTCACCCTGCCTGTTGCGCCGCGGCGCTGGCAAACATCGACATCCTTGAGCGCGACAACCTGGTTGAGCGCGGCCGGCTCCTGGAGAGCGAACTCGCAACCGCGCTCGAGCCGTTGACCACACACCCTCTCGTTCGCGAGGTGCGGGCAGGCACTGGGCTGCTGGCTGCCGTCGAACTGGAGCCGGACCTGTTCGACCGCCTGCCCTCGGCGGTGCCCGACCTCAGTCTGCTCATCCGCCAGCAGGGCGTGCTGCCCCGGACGCTGGCGAAGGCGCTGGCCGTGTCGCCGCCGTTGACCATCCAGAGCGCGGAGATCCAGGAGATCGCGCGGGCGTTCGCCGCGGGGCTCGACGAGCTGGCGCTGAAGGCGGGAGCTTGA
- a CDS encoding NADPH-dependent FMN reductase: MEQLDVAVIIGSTREGRFGPVVAKWFAEQADAHGDFRTDVIDLADANLPATLSGRTTPEVAAVGERLERADAFVVVTPEYNHSYPASLKTLLDWHGTQWQAKPVAFVSYGGLSGGLRAVEHLRPVFAELHAVTIRETVSFHGAWSLFDDSGALVDPAGPTAAAKALLDQLAWWAEALRTARRTRPYGS, from the coding sequence ATGGAACAACTTGATGTTGCGGTGATCATCGGAAGCACCCGCGAGGGCCGGTTCGGCCCGGTCGTGGCGAAGTGGTTCGCCGAGCAGGCGGACGCGCATGGCGACTTCCGGACCGACGTGATCGACCTGGCGGACGCGAACCTGCCCGCGACCCTCTCCGGCCGGACGACACCCGAGGTGGCGGCGGTCGGCGAGCGGCTGGAGCGGGCCGACGCGTTCGTGGTGGTGACGCCGGAGTACAACCACAGCTACCCGGCCTCGTTGAAGACACTGCTGGACTGGCACGGCACGCAGTGGCAGGCGAAGCCGGTGGCGTTCGTGTCGTACGGCGGGTTGTCCGGCGGATTGCGCGCGGTCGAGCACCTGCGCCCGGTCTTCGCCGAGCTGCACGCGGTGACCATCCGCGAGACGGTGAGCTTCCACGGAGCCTGGAGCCTCTTCGACGACTCCGGTGCGCTGGTGGACCCGGCGGGCCCCACCGCGGCGGCCAAAGCGCTCCTCGACCAGCTCGCCTGGTGGGCCGAAGCCCTCCGCACCGCTCGGCGCACCCGCCCCTACGGCAGCTGA
- a CDS encoding NAD(P)-dependent oxidoreductase, with protein MRLVAGDITDPASVAALTKDQDAVISAAVVYGAGTDPHSFFTASSRALVDASPARLIVVGLASLAPGPSGGLLMDAPGFPDEFRPFGAAHAAGLDVLRASDVDWLYVSPAGDFDHSGAPAGGYRVAPHGDLADRITSADFAVALVDEAVSPRFHREHLLITGS; from the coding sequence GTGCGGCTCGTCGCGGGCGACATCACCGACCCCGCCTCAGTCGCCGCTCTCACCAAGGACCAGGACGCGGTCATCTCCGCCGCGGTGGTGTATGGCGCGGGCACCGACCCGCACTCGTTCTTCACCGCCTCGTCGCGCGCACTGGTCGACGCAAGCCCGGCGCGCCTGATCGTCGTCGGACTCGCCTCGCTCGCCCCCGGTCCGTCCGGCGGGCTGCTCATGGACGCGCCCGGCTTCCCCGACGAGTTCCGCCCGTTCGGCGCAGCGCACGCGGCGGGGCTCGACGTGCTGCGCGCAAGCGACGTGGATTGGCTGTACGTGAGCCCGGCCGGAGACTTCGATCACAGCGGAGCGCCGGCCGGTGGGTATCGCGTCGCGCCGCACGGGGACCTCGCGGACCGGATTACCAGCGCGGACTTCGCCGTCGCCCTGGTCGACGAAGCGGTGAGCCCGCGCTTTCACCGCGAACATTTGCTGATCACCGGCTCTTGA
- a CDS encoding winged helix-turn-helix transcriptional regulator, giving the protein MREPLAPDMFDELCPSGLAPIRFGDKWAPLVIACLEGGPRRFSELRVPLRRVTPKMLTKSLRGLERHGLVQRTGQTHLEYALTPLGRSMLEPMKVVCAWAGEHWEELLDAREAYDNRLG; this is encoded by the coding sequence ATGCGCGAACCCCTCGCCCCGGACATGTTCGACGAGCTCTGCCCGTCCGGCCTGGCGCCGATCCGGTTCGGCGACAAGTGGGCGCCCCTCGTGATCGCCTGCCTCGAAGGCGGCCCCCGGCGCTTTTCCGAACTCCGCGTGCCCCTGCGTCGCGTCACGCCGAAAATGCTCACGAAATCACTGCGCGGCCTCGAACGCCACGGCCTCGTCCAGCGCACCGGCCAAACGCACCTCGAGTACGCACTCACCCCGCTCGGGCGCAGCATGCTCGAACCGATGAAAGTCGTGTGCGCCTGGGCCGGTGAGCACTGGGAGGAACTCCTCGACGCCCGTGAAGCCTACGACAACCGACTCGGATAA
- a CDS encoding Glu/Leu/Phe/Val dehydrogenase family protein, protein MKHEEVRIRHGRRSGLPLIVAIHSTALGPAAGGIRVRRYPDWRDGLADALRLSEAMTSKNAAAGLDFGGGKSVIALGPDVDLTPELREAALLDLGEVIESFGGAYFGGPDVGTGPDDMVVVRRTTSRVFCLPESQGGTGSSSAPTAVGVFEALRAGATRVFGSASLSGRTVVISGLGSVGGLLARHVAEAGARVLVSDVDDSKRSSGYEWVLPEKALRTPADILVPAAVGGVLSAELVPELSAPMIVGPANNQLTDESVADALAARGIVWVPDFVASAGGAVYILLREIEGLSHAEAMSRVHAIGDTVSSVLDAARANGSTPLREALSLVDARLAGSR, encoded by the coding sequence ATGAAGCATGAAGAGGTGAGGATCCGGCACGGCCGGCGCTCCGGACTTCCCCTGATCGTCGCGATCCACTCGACCGCGCTCGGCCCGGCCGCGGGCGGCATCCGCGTGCGCCGGTACCCGGACTGGCGGGACGGACTGGCCGACGCGTTGCGCCTGTCCGAGGCGATGACGTCCAAGAACGCCGCGGCCGGGCTGGACTTCGGCGGCGGCAAGAGCGTGATCGCGCTCGGACCGGATGTGGACCTGACGCCGGAGTTGCGGGAGGCGGCGCTGCTCGACCTGGGCGAGGTGATCGAGTCGTTCGGCGGCGCGTACTTCGGCGGGCCGGACGTCGGGACCGGTCCGGACGACATGGTGGTGGTGCGGCGCACGACGTCCCGGGTGTTCTGCCTGCCGGAGTCGCAGGGCGGGACGGGATCGTCGAGCGCGCCGACCGCGGTGGGGGTGTTCGAGGCGTTGCGCGCGGGGGCGACGCGAGTGTTCGGCAGCGCCTCGCTGAGCGGGCGGACGGTGGTGATCAGCGGCCTGGGTTCGGTGGGCGGGCTGCTGGCCCGGCACGTGGCGGAGGCGGGCGCACGGGTACTCGTGTCCGATGTGGACGATTCGAAACGGTCGTCGGGCTACGAGTGGGTGCTGCCGGAGAAGGCGTTGCGGACGCCCGCGGACATCCTCGTACCGGCCGCGGTGGGCGGAGTGCTGTCCGCGGAGCTGGTGCCCGAGCTGTCCGCGCCGATGATCGTGGGCCCGGCGAACAACCAGCTCACCGACGAGTCGGTCGCCGACGCGCTGGCCGCACGGGGAATCGTGTGGGTGCCGGACTTCGTGGCGAGCGCCGGTGGGGCGGTCTACATCCTGCTGCGCGAGATCGAGGGGCTGAGCCACGCCGAGGCGATGTCGCGAGTCCACGCGATCGGCGACACGGTGTCGTCGGTGCTGGATGCCGCGCGGGCCAACGGAAGCACGCCGCTGCGCGAGGCACTGTCCCTCGTGGACGCTCGTTTGGCCGGTTCACGCTGA
- a CDS encoding Lrp/AsnC family transcriptional regulator: MDELDSAIVRLLQEDARQSNRDIARKVGIAPSTCLERIRLLRQRGVIRGYHADIDLGALNRGVQAIVAVQIRPLNRAVVDSFESSVAHLPEVISVFTLAGSDDFLVHVAAQDIDHLHAFLLERFTSRREVVGFRTSIIYQHLAKQVLELLPEAQH, from the coding sequence ATGGACGAACTTGATTCGGCGATCGTGCGGCTCCTGCAGGAGGATGCGCGGCAATCGAACCGGGATATCGCGCGCAAGGTCGGGATCGCGCCGTCGACGTGCCTGGAACGGATCCGCCTGCTCCGCCAGCGCGGCGTGATCCGCGGGTACCACGCGGACATCGACCTGGGCGCGCTCAACCGCGGCGTGCAGGCGATCGTCGCGGTGCAGATCCGACCGCTGAACCGCGCGGTGGTGGATTCGTTCGAAAGCTCGGTGGCGCACCTGCCCGAGGTGATCTCGGTGTTCACGCTGGCCGGCAGCGACGACTTCCTCGTGCACGTCGCCGCGCAGGACATCGACCACCTGCACGCGTTCCTGCTCGAACGCTTCACCAGCCGCCGCGAGGTCGTCGGCTTCCGGACGTCGATCATCTACCAGCACCTCGCCAAGCAGGTGCTGGAGCTGCTGCCCGAAGCGCAGCACTAG
- a CDS encoding SDR family oxidoreductase produces the protein MSTFVVIGGAGRTGRRICERLTGGGHRVVVASRSSTPQLDLTGKPDPAIFAGADGVVIVVEPPRDRDAAEAAMHGGVAAVAEIAAREDIPVVLVSQIYLTRAAEHPELRGVIEARARGEQALRESGAQYTIVRPSWLHDLPSAGVRIEQGDTGEGRIGRDAVADAVVAALFDPSASGKTFELYDDEESTSPDWPSVFAALHAD, from the coding sequence ATGAGCACCTTCGTCGTGATCGGGGGCGCCGGCCGGACCGGGCGCCGGATCTGCGAGCGGCTCACCGGGGGCGGGCACCGGGTCGTGGTGGCGAGCCGCAGCTCGACGCCCCAGCTGGACCTCACGGGCAAGCCCGACCCGGCGATCTTCGCGGGCGCCGACGGTGTCGTGATCGTCGTGGAGCCGCCGCGCGATCGCGACGCGGCCGAGGCGGCGATGCACGGCGGTGTGGCCGCGGTCGCGGAAATCGCGGCGCGCGAGGACATCCCGGTGGTGCTGGTGTCGCAGATCTACCTGACGCGCGCGGCCGAGCACCCCGAGTTGCGGGGCGTGATCGAGGCGAGGGCGCGGGGCGAGCAGGCGCTGCGCGAGAGCGGCGCGCAGTACACGATCGTCCGGCCGAGCTGGCTGCACGACCTGCCCTCCGCGGGGGTGCGCATCGAGCAGGGCGACACGGGCGAAGGCCGGATCGGCCGCGACGCGGTGGCCGACGCCGTCGTCGCGGCGCTGTTCGACCCCTCGGCGTCGGGCAAGACGTTCGAGCTGTACGACGACGAGGAGTCGACGTCGCCGGACTGGCCGTCGGTGTTCGCCGCCCTGCACGCCGACTAG
- a CDS encoding tetratricopeptide repeat protein gives MALAGLSTIRRVSGDHETALSHCHDALELFTRSGDRHGEAVVRIAIGSVWLARGCHATAERWFTDARAACVEIGDRHREAHARHRMALLHQHRGNLGHAREELDRAIAIFRELGDDHCVGYAHQSLGELCLRGGDLAHAKLLLVNSLSVHRRDGDRRSEAEAGELLGELHERLGQIREARDHFRRSLEIWEELGAGEPAAALRERLRHQPLTMIGGGSILVPSVTSREVGRGR, from the coding sequence GTGGCGCTGGCCGGCCTGAGCACGATCCGGCGCGTGTCGGGTGACCACGAAACGGCACTTTCGCACTGCCACGACGCGCTGGAGTTGTTCACGCGCAGCGGCGACCGGCACGGTGAAGCGGTGGTGCGGATCGCGATCGGATCGGTGTGGCTGGCCCGTGGCTGCCACGCGACCGCGGAGCGCTGGTTCACCGACGCGCGCGCGGCGTGTGTCGAGATCGGCGACCGGCACCGGGAGGCGCACGCCCGGCACCGGATGGCCTTGCTGCACCAGCACCGCGGCAACCTGGGGCACGCCCGGGAGGAGCTGGACCGGGCGATCGCGATCTTCCGCGAACTGGGCGACGACCACTGCGTCGGCTACGCGCACCAGAGCCTCGGCGAGCTGTGCCTGCGCGGCGGCGACCTGGCGCACGCGAAGTTGCTCCTGGTGAACTCGCTGTCGGTCCACCGGCGCGACGGCGACCGGCGTTCCGAGGCCGAGGCGGGCGAACTGCTGGGCGAACTGCACGAGCGGCTCGGGCAGATCCGCGAGGCCCGCGACCACTTCCGGCGATCACTGGAGATCTGGGAGGAGCTCGGCGCCGGCGAACCGGCGGCGGCGTTGCGGGAACGGTTGCGTCACCAGCCATTGACCATGATCGGCGGCGGGTCCATCCTGGTCCCCTCAGTGACCTCGAGGGAAGTCGGGAGGGGTCGATGA
- a CDS encoding BTAD domain-containing putative transcriptional regulator, with protein MFFRVLGPLEAEVRGRPATLGGPKPRLLLAALLLEPNSVVSADALTDVLWPGQVPRSAGANLRTYVHGLRRLLGGRIEGRPGGYLLHVAPDELDATLAGQLVARAHEEHAPALLDEAAALWRGEVLEDLPHHHSWSPAVARLTELRLSVQEERLRSRVEAGRHADAIVELRGLLAEHPLREELWRLLVVALGASGRPGEALAAYAEAERALRTELDTDPGERLRQALVETAPAAPVCQLPLDLPDFTGRQDQLTDLAGVLDGSRTAVVALSGPAGAGKSALALRAAHAARDRYPDGQLYVDLRGTSESPRRPLEVLPELLHALGVPDAGIPRGLDERSALLRSRLAGRRVCLVLDDAGSAAQVRPLLPGAGACAVLVTSRGRLPDLIAARHVDVGMLPEAEATELLARIVGAARAAAEPDAAAAIVRACGRLPLAIRVAGARLSHRREWTLRTLADRLADERRRLDELRVGDLAVRAGLALSYEQLPVSCARAFRALGTLGPLPFPGWVAGALLGRSGADDVLEVLAGAHLVDVVDGQPRYRLHDLVRCYARELADSDPYDERRARVRRVLEGYLALADEGRAADAGALLRRGTATAAAGPAVPGHRARRTGRLVRRGTAGGARGTRRPLAPRFPGLSARDGVHPVLRPARPPRRLAPHARTGAGRGGARWRPARAGDRAAQPRAARRLPGRLRRRASRVRAFAGAVPPHRRRSGRGRGAGRPEHDPARVG; from the coding sequence GTGTTCTTCCGTGTCCTGGGACCGCTCGAAGCGGAAGTGCGCGGGCGGCCCGCGACGCTCGGCGGTCCGAAACCGCGCCTGCTGCTGGCCGCCCTGCTGCTCGAGCCGAACAGCGTGGTGTCCGCCGACGCGCTGACCGACGTGCTGTGGCCGGGTCAGGTGCCGCGCTCGGCCGGCGCGAACCTGCGCACCTACGTGCACGGCCTGCGCCGTCTGCTCGGCGGCCGCATCGAGGGTCGCCCGGGCGGGTACCTGCTGCACGTCGCACCGGACGAGCTGGACGCGACGCTGGCCGGACAGCTCGTGGCACGGGCGCACGAGGAGCACGCACCGGCACTACTGGACGAGGCCGCCGCGTTGTGGCGCGGCGAGGTGCTGGAGGACCTGCCGCACCACCACTCGTGGTCGCCCGCGGTGGCCCGGCTGACCGAGCTGCGGCTGTCGGTGCAGGAGGAGCGCCTGCGGAGCCGCGTCGAGGCCGGGCGGCACGCCGATGCGATCGTGGAGTTGCGGGGCCTGCTGGCCGAACACCCGCTGCGCGAGGAGCTGTGGCGGCTGCTCGTCGTCGCGCTCGGGGCGAGCGGGCGGCCGGGCGAGGCGCTGGCCGCCTACGCCGAGGCCGAGCGGGCGCTGCGAACCGAGCTGGACACCGATCCCGGTGAGCGGCTGCGTCAGGCCCTCGTCGAGACCGCTCCGGCCGCCCCGGTGTGCCAGCTGCCGCTGGACCTGCCCGACTTCACCGGACGTCAGGACCAGCTGACGGACCTGGCCGGCGTGCTCGACGGCTCGCGGACCGCGGTCGTGGCGCTGTCCGGGCCGGCGGGCGCCGGGAAGTCCGCCCTCGCGCTGCGTGCGGCCCACGCGGCGCGCGACCGCTACCCCGACGGCCAGCTCTACGTCGACCTGCGCGGCACGTCGGAATCCCCGCGCCGCCCACTGGAGGTGTTGCCCGAGCTGCTGCACGCGCTCGGCGTGCCGGACGCCGGGATCCCGCGCGGGCTCGACGAGCGCTCCGCCCTGCTGCGGTCGCGGCTGGCCGGACGGCGGGTGTGCCTGGTGCTCGACGACGCGGGCAGCGCGGCCCAGGTCCGTCCCCTGCTGCCCGGCGCGGGGGCCTGCGCGGTGCTCGTCACCAGCCGCGGCCGGCTACCCGATCTGATCGCCGCCCGGCACGTCGACGTCGGCATGCTGCCGGAGGCGGAGGCCACCGAACTGCTCGCGCGCATCGTCGGCGCCGCACGTGCGGCGGCGGAACCGGATGCGGCGGCGGCGATCGTGCGCGCGTGTGGCCGGCTGCCGCTGGCCATCCGCGTTGCCGGGGCGCGGCTTTCGCACCGTCGCGAGTGGACACTTCGCACGCTCGCCGATCGGCTGGCGGACGAGCGCCGGCGTCTCGACGAACTGCGCGTCGGCGATCTCGCCGTGCGGGCCGGTCTGGCGTTGAGCTACGAGCAGCTCCCGGTCAGCTGTGCCCGCGCGTTCCGGGCACTGGGCACGCTGGGGCCGCTGCCGTTCCCCGGCTGGGTGGCCGGGGCGCTGCTCGGCCGGTCCGGCGCCGACGACGTGCTCGAGGTACTGGCCGGCGCGCACCTGGTCGACGTGGTGGACGGGCAGCCCCGGTACCGGTTGCACGACCTGGTCCGCTGCTACGCCCGCGAACTGGCGGACTCGGACCCCTACGACGAGCGCCGCGCCCGCGTGCGCCGCGTGCTCGAGGGGTACCTGGCGCTCGCCGACGAGGGCCGCGCGGCGGATGCCGGTGCGCTTCTTCGGCGCGGCACCGCCACCGCTGCCGCCGGACCTGCGGTGCCCGGACACCGTGCCCGGCGAACCGGTCGCCTGGTTCGCCGGGGAACGGCCGGTGGCGCTCGTGGAACTCGCCGTCCGCTGGCGCCTCGATTCCCTGGCCTGTCGGCTCGCGACGGCGTTCACCCCGTTCTTCGACCTGCGCGGCCACCACGACGACTGGCGCCGCACGCACGAACTGGCGCTGGGCGCGGCGGAGCGCGCTGGCGACCTGCGCGGGCAGGCGATCGTGCTGCGCAACCTCGGGCAGCTCGGCGTCTACCAGGACGCCTACGCCGACGCGCAAGCCGCGTCCGAGCGTTCGCTGGCGCTGTTCCGCCGCATCGGCGACGATCAGGGCGCGGCCGTGGCGCTGGCCGGCCTGAGCACGATCCGGCGCGTGTCGGGTGA
- a CDS encoding DUF6401 family natural product biosynthesis protein codes for MQWADYLADRSARRWLRGIAGRLDPGWQALAGDPSLWRAFSRHLTAVDDAVRCEEDMVSRDEPVSRLVLLAGHAHDVWTQAEGTGWQPPERWTDQEWTGLRLLACLRLAADERGGPKLPRVAEQAPKRPVGTGEQVNK; via the coding sequence GTGCAGTGGGCCGACTACCTGGCTGATCGATCCGCCCGGCGCTGGCTGCGCGGCATCGCCGGGCGGCTCGACCCCGGCTGGCAGGCGCTGGCCGGGGACCCTTCGCTGTGGCGGGCCTTCTCCCGTCACCTGACCGCGGTCGACGACGCGGTGCGGTGCGAAGAGGACATGGTCTCCCGCGACGAGCCGGTCAGCAGGCTCGTCCTGCTCGCGGGCCACGCGCACGACGTGTGGACGCAGGCCGAGGGCACCGGCTGGCAGCCGCCGGAACGCTGGACCGACCAGGAGTGGACCGGTCTGCGGCTGCTGGCCTGCCTGCGGCTCGCGGCCGACGAACGCGGCGGGCCGAAGCTGCCGCGCGTCGCCGAGCAGGCGCCGAAGCGTCCGGTGGGAACCGGTGAACAAGTGAACAAGTGA
- a CDS encoding Tex family protein — protein MISIVTVAVQSIEQKIAEELGVREGQVKAAVDLLDGGATVPFIARYRKEVTGALDDAQLRTLEDRLRYLRELDERRAAILESIDSQGKLTEELAEQIRAADTKARLEDIYLPYKPKRRTKAQIAREAGLEPLADGLLNDPNTDPQAAAAVFVDPEKGVADAQAALDGARAILVERFGEDADLIGELREKMWTEGYFSSKVRQGKETEGAKFADYFDFAEPFTKMPSHRVLAMLRGEKEDVLDLTVEPEEPSDEPKTGPSDYERRIAQRFGITNEGRPADKWLQDTVRWAWRTKILLHLGIDLRMRLRQKAEEDAVNVFAANLRDLLLAAPAGTRATMGLDPGFRTGVKVAVVDATGKVVNTHTIYPHQPQNRWDQAIDELAKLCAAHSVDLIAIGNGTASRETDKLAAELIKRHPELNLTKAVVSEAGASVYSASAFASQELPELDVSLRGAVSIARRLQDPLAELVKIDPKSIGVGQYQHDVSEVSLSRSLDAVVEDCVNAVGVDVNTASAPLLTRVSGITAGLAENIVGHRDAHGPFRSRSALKEVPRLGPKAFEQCAGFLRIRGGDDPLDSSSVHPEAYPVVRRILSKTGVELRELIGNERVLRKLRPEDFVDDTFGLPTVTDILAELEKPGRDPRPAFKTATFAEGVEKIGDLKPGMRLEGVVTNVAAFGAFVDIGVHQDGLVHVSAMSKNFVKDPREVVKPGDIVKVKVLEVDIPRKRISLTLRLDDEVGGGRAKPAGGGGGERRGGQPRKGGQPKRREPAGGGGALADALRKAGYGR, from the coding sequence GTGATCAGCATCGTGACAGTGGCCGTGCAGTCGATCGAGCAGAAGATCGCCGAGGAGCTCGGCGTCCGCGAAGGGCAGGTCAAAGCCGCCGTGGACCTGCTCGACGGCGGGGCGACCGTGCCGTTCATCGCGCGGTACCGCAAGGAGGTGACCGGCGCCCTCGACGACGCACAGCTGCGCACGCTGGAGGACCGGCTGCGGTACCTGCGGGAGCTCGACGAGCGGCGGGCCGCGATCCTGGAGTCGATCGACAGCCAGGGCAAACTGACCGAGGAGCTCGCCGAGCAGATCCGCGCCGCGGACACCAAGGCGCGCCTGGAGGACATCTACCTCCCCTACAAGCCGAAGCGGCGCACCAAGGCCCAGATCGCCCGCGAGGCCGGCCTGGAACCGCTGGCCGACGGCCTCCTCAACGACCCGAACACCGACCCGCAGGCCGCCGCCGCGGTGTTCGTCGACCCGGAGAAGGGCGTCGCGGACGCGCAGGCCGCCCTGGACGGTGCGCGCGCGATCCTGGTCGAGCGTTTCGGTGAGGACGCCGACCTGATCGGCGAACTGCGCGAGAAGATGTGGACCGAAGGCTACTTCTCGTCGAAGGTCCGCCAGGGCAAGGAGACCGAGGGCGCGAAGTTCGCCGACTACTTCGACTTCGCCGAGCCGTTCACGAAGATGCCCTCCCACCGCGTGCTCGCCATGCTGCGCGGGGAGAAGGAAGACGTCCTCGACCTCACCGTCGAACCCGAAGAACCGTCCGACGAGCCGAAGACCGGGCCGTCGGACTACGAGCGCCGCATCGCGCAGCGCTTCGGCATCACCAACGAGGGCCGCCCGGCCGACAAGTGGCTGCAGGACACCGTGCGCTGGGCGTGGCGCACCAAGATCCTCCTGCACCTGGGTATCGACCTGCGGATGCGGCTGCGGCAGAAGGCCGAGGAGGACGCGGTGAACGTGTTCGCCGCCAACCTGCGCGACCTGCTGCTGGCCGCCCCGGCGGGCACCCGCGCGACGATGGGTCTGGACCCCGGTTTCCGCACCGGTGTGAAGGTCGCCGTGGTGGACGCGACCGGCAAGGTCGTCAACACCCACACGATCTACCCGCACCAGCCGCAGAACCGCTGGGACCAGGCGATCGACGAGCTGGCGAAGCTCTGCGCCGCCCATTCGGTGGACCTGATCGCGATCGGCAACGGCACCGCGTCACGGGAGACCGACAAACTCGCCGCCGAGCTGATCAAGCGGCATCCCGAGCTGAACCTGACCAAGGCGGTCGTGTCCGAGGCCGGCGCGTCGGTCTACTCGGCGTCGGCGTTCGCCTCGCAGGAGCTGCCCGAGCTGGACGTGTCGCTGCGCGGCGCGGTCTCGATCGCGCGGCGGCTGCAGGACCCGCTGGCCGAGCTGGTGAAGATCGACCCGAAGTCGATCGGCGTGGGCCAGTACCAGCACGACGTGTCCGAGGTGTCGCTGTCGCGGTCGCTGGACGCGGTCGTCGAGGACTGCGTGAACGCCGTCGGCGTGGACGTCAACACCGCCTCGGCGCCCCTGCTGACCAGGGTTTCCGGCATCACCGCGGGCCTGGCCGAGAACATCGTCGGCCACCGTGACGCGCACGGCCCGTTCCGGTCGCGCTCGGCGCTGAAGGAGGTGCCGCGGCTGGGTCCGAAGGCGTTCGAGCAGTGCGCCGGCTTCCTGCGCATCCGCGGCGGCGACGACCCGCTCGACTCCTCCAGCGTGCACCCCGAGGCCTACCCGGTCGTGCGGCGGATCCTGTCCAAGACCGGTGTCGAGCTGCGTGAGCTGATCGGCAACGAGCGGGTGCTGCGCAAGCTGCGGCCGGAGGACTTCGTCGACGACACGTTCGGCCTGCCGACCGTCACCGACATCCTCGCCGAGCTGGAGAAACCCGGCCGGGACCCGCGTCCGGCGTTCAAGACCGCCACCTTCGCCGAGGGTGTGGAGAAGATCGGCGACCTCAAGCCGGGCATGCGGCTGGAGGGCGTGGTCACCAACGTCGCCGCGTTCGGGGCGTTCGTCGACATCGGGGTGCACCAGGACGGTCTGGTCCACGTGTCGGCGATGTCGAAGAACTTCGTCAAGGACCCGCGTGAGGTAGTCAAACCGGGTGACATCGTCAAGGTGAAGGTGCTCGAGGTCGACATCCCGCGCAAGCGGATCTCGCTGACGTTGCGCCTGGACGACGAGGTCGGCGGCGGCCGCGCCAAACCGGCTGGTGGAGGCGGCGGCGAGCGCCGCGGCGGCCAGCCGCGCAAGGGCGGTCAGCCCAAGCGCCGCGAGCCCGCGGGCGGCGGCGGTGCGCTGGCCGATGCCCTCCGAAAGGCTGGATACGGTCGCTAA